Proteins encoded by one window of Mercenaria mercenaria strain notata chromosome 4, MADL_Memer_1, whole genome shotgun sequence:
- the LOC128556491 gene encoding uncharacterized protein LOC128556491 isoform X1 produces MNLLQKNVLQGLFICLLTEMIVSKRSDNNKDHAKWNVNYYPKPTRGVKHLDMNLKCSNKYQLIDVEVIAGKKMFEDNQEEYVFGYTPSLIFNVNNCYWNQGCTITLPQDLMVTCVTVKNTDGKGAIVVPNEGFSSKTCAMENVQFLNPVHAKCIKVKVVKNICELKNGKPNCTNKLPKRKGMIKSHESFPWNYNETYRNLVWKYNFPLTDKKQKVLVIGLKSVHVCEDDRLVLRTNKGEMDIAEMEENKHLSFKKQDHGFLDLEFSVASDSKGCGGFLICYNEIKKKELNRYDGKKRNVCDNLFNKKALIPKLETTGVP; encoded by the exons atgaatttGCTTCAGAAAAATGTGCTTCAAGGATTATTCATCTGTCTGTTAACAG AAATGATTGTTTCAAAACGCTCTGACAATAACAAAGATCATGCAAAGTGGAATGTAAACTATTACCCTAAACCGACCAGAGGTGTCAAACATTTAGACATGAACTTGAAATGTAGTAATAAATACCAACTGATTGACGTCGAGGTCATTGCTGggaagaaaatgtttgaagacaATCAGGAAGAATATGTGTTCGGATATACACCTTCGCTAATCTTCAACGTTAACAACTGCTATTGGAACCAAGGTTGCACTATCACACTCCCGCAAGACCTTATGGTCACTTGTGTTACTGTTAAAAATACAGATGGCAAAGGCGCCATTGTTGTGCCGAATGAAGGGTTCAGTTCTAAAACATGTGCAATGGAAAATGTTCAGTTTCTCAATCCAGTGCACGCCAAATGCATAAAAGTAAAGG ttGTGAAGAATATTTGCGAATTGAAAAATGGGAAACCTAACTGCACGAATAAACTTCCAAAACGGAAAGGAATGATAAAGAGTCATGAGTCATTCCCATGGAATTACAACGAAACGTACCGAAACCTTGTGTGGAAATATAACTTTCCTTTGACAGACAAGAAACAGAAAGTACTTGTAATTGGCTTAAAATCCGTACACGTATGCGAAGACGATCGCTTGGTCTTAAGAACAAACAAAGGGGAAATGGATATTGCAGAAATGgaagaaaacaaacatttgagTTTTAAAAAACAAGATCATGGATTTTTAGATCTAGAATTCAGTGTAGCTTCAGACAGCAAGGGGTGCGGCGGATTTCTAATCTGCTACAACG AGATAAAGAAGAAGGAATTAAACAGATACGACGGGAAAAAGCGAAACGTGTGTGACAACCTGTTCAACAAGAAGGCTTTGATTCCTAAGCTT
- the LOC128556491 gene encoding uncharacterized protein LOC128556491 isoform X2: MIVSKRSDNNKDHAKWNVNYYPKPTRGVKHLDMNLKCSNKYQLIDVEVIAGKKMFEDNQEEYVFGYTPSLIFNVNNCYWNQGCTITLPQDLMVTCVTVKNTDGKGAIVVPNEGFSSKTCAMENVQFLNPVHAKCIKVKVVKNICELKNGKPNCTNKLPKRKGMIKSHESFPWNYNETYRNLVWKYNFPLTDKKQKVLVIGLKSVHVCEDDRLVLRTNKGEMDIAEMEENKHLSFKKQDHGFLDLEFSVASDSKGCGGFLICYNEIKKKELNRYDGKKRNVCDNLFNKKALIPKLETTGVP; the protein is encoded by the exons ATGATTGTTTCAAAACGCTCTGACAATAACAAAGATCATGCAAAGTGGAATGTAAACTATTACCCTAAACCGACCAGAGGTGTCAAACATTTAGACATGAACTTGAAATGTAGTAATAAATACCAACTGATTGACGTCGAGGTCATTGCTGggaagaaaatgtttgaagacaATCAGGAAGAATATGTGTTCGGATATACACCTTCGCTAATCTTCAACGTTAACAACTGCTATTGGAACCAAGGTTGCACTATCACACTCCCGCAAGACCTTATGGTCACTTGTGTTACTGTTAAAAATACAGATGGCAAAGGCGCCATTGTTGTGCCGAATGAAGGGTTCAGTTCTAAAACATGTGCAATGGAAAATGTTCAGTTTCTCAATCCAGTGCACGCCAAATGCATAAAAGTAAAGG ttGTGAAGAATATTTGCGAATTGAAAAATGGGAAACCTAACTGCACGAATAAACTTCCAAAACGGAAAGGAATGATAAAGAGTCATGAGTCATTCCCATGGAATTACAACGAAACGTACCGAAACCTTGTGTGGAAATATAACTTTCCTTTGACAGACAAGAAACAGAAAGTACTTGTAATTGGCTTAAAATCCGTACACGTATGCGAAGACGATCGCTTGGTCTTAAGAACAAACAAAGGGGAAATGGATATTGCAGAAATGgaagaaaacaaacatttgagTTTTAAAAAACAAGATCATGGATTTTTAGATCTAGAATTCAGTGTAGCTTCAGACAGCAAGGGGTGCGGCGGATTTCTAATCTGCTACAACG AGATAAAGAAGAAGGAATTAAACAGATACGACGGGAAAAAGCGAAACGTGTGTGACAACCTGTTCAACAAGAAGGCTTTGATTCCTAAGCTT